The genomic region GCGTGACTGACGGATTCGCTTCCTATTTCCGTTTCATCGAGGAAGAACTGGCGTTTCTGGAATGCGATCGCGGGCCGCTGACGGTTCGTCTGATCGGTGATGTGGCGGTCATGACCGGCGAGATGACCAATCGCGTCCTGCCGCGCGGAAAGGATGCATCGATCCTGACCCGGGCGCAGGTATTGCAGATATGGGAATGGCGCGCCGATCGCTGGATGCTTGTCGCGTTTCAGTCCACCAACCTGCCGCCGGTCGGCGCATGACCGGCGTGACCACTCCGGGGTTGCATCGCTGCAGCGAAACGGCCGGGCCAACGCCGCTGGGCACCAGCTTGCAACGCCTGCCTTGGAGAACGATCGACTTGCATTGCCATATGGCCGTTCCTGCCGTCGAGGCGATGGTCGCCGATCAGCCGGCCCGTATTGCCCAGGCTGCGGCCGAAGCGACAGCAATCGGGCCGCAATCGCTTGCCGTCAACGCGGGCCAGATGGCGGCCCTCGCCCCGCGCCTCACGGGTGTCGCCGAGCGCCTGGCCGATATGGACGCAATGGGCGTCGATATTCAGGTCGTCAGCCCGTCCCCCACGCAATATCATTATTGGGCCGGCGAGGATCTGGCCGAGGAAATCGCGGGCGGGATCAACGCTGCGATCGCGGAAGCCTGCGCAGCCCATCCGGATCGCCTGCTCGCGCTCGGTACCGTGTCGCTCCAGCATCCCGAACGTGCCGCGCGCCAGCTCGAGCGGCTGATGCGTAACGAGAGGTTCAAGGGCGTCGAGATTTCCTCACTGGTCGCCGGCCGGGATATCGCCGACCGGTTCTTCGATCCGTTCTGGCAAAAGGCGGACGAACTCGGCGCGGTTGTCTTCATCCATCCCTGGGGCACCACATTAGGCGCGCGACTTGCCGACCATTACCTGATGAACACGATCGGCCAGCCCTTCGAGACGACGGTGTGCCTGTCAAAGCTGATCTTCAGCGGCGCGCTCGATCGATATCCGGAGGTCAAGATCGTCGCCGCGCATGGCGGTGGCTATTTGCCGATGTACGGCGGCCGATCCGATCACGCTCATGCTGTCCGCCCGGAAGCGGGGGGCTGCGCTTGCCGCCCGACAGATTATCTGCGTCGGCTGTGGTTCGATAGCCTGGCGCACGATCCTCATCAACTCGCGCGGTTGATCGATCAGGTCGGTGCGGATCGCATTGTGCTGGGTACCGATTACCCCTTCGACATGGGGCACTATGCACCGGGCCCGTTGCTCGCCGTGTTCGACGCAGCCGATCAGCGCCGTATCGCCGGGGGTAACGCCGAGATGCTACTCGGCCTGCCTCCGCAGCCCTGATGATCAGAGCGGAACGAAGGGCCGGTGCAGCACCGCGCCCGCCGCGACCTGTTCCGCCGTGCATGGCACCACTTGCGCGCCAAGGCCGGCGATCGCGCCGCGCATCACGTCTCCATCGCGCAGGAAGCGATTGAAATGCGTGCCGTTGCCGGCGGGCGAGCCGGTACAGATGACGTCGCCGGGCAGTAGCAGGATATGGGTGGAGACGAATTCGATCAGCCGCGCCACGTTAAAGATCATGTCGGCGGTTGATTCATCCTGCATTATCATGTCGTTCAGCCGCAGCGTCAGACGCATGTCCTGCGGATCAGCGATCAGCGGCGCCGGCACCACCAGCGGCCCGAGCGGGAGGAAGCCGGGGCAGGATTTGCCGGCGAGAAAATCCAGTCCCATCCCCGGAATATCGGGACGCGCGATATGGTCGCGCGCGCTGATGTCGTTGGCGATCGTGTATCCCGCGACATGACGAAGCGCCTGATCACGGGGCACGCGGCGTGCCGGCCTGCCGATCACCACCGCGAGTTCCAGCTCCCAATCAGTCTGGGCGCTGTCGGTGGGAACGACCAGCGTGTCGAACGCTCCGGCCAGTGCCGAGGCCGCCTTGACGAACGCGAAGGGCGCGCCCGCCGCCGCACGATGATCCATCAGAGCGATTGCCCGGCGGCGACGCTCAGCGGAGTCGAGGCCGGATTCGCTGCCGGCGGAATGGTCGGTCATAATATCGATCACATGCCGCCGGTAATTGGCGCCGGCGCAAAGAATCTGGCGTGGCACGACCGGCGGCAGCACGTCGAGATCGCCCAAGGCCATTCCCGTTTCCGCGCCAGCGCGGATCGCCTCAACGCGCTGGGCTAATTCGGGCCAGATATCGTCCCATATGTCGAAGATCGCCAGTGTATCGCCACGTGGCGCCTGCGTCAGCGGATAGGCCGCCCCATCGACCACGAGCGCGGCAAAAGGCGCGTTACGCCCGCGCGCGAACCGCCCGATGCCAACCGCCGGTAAAGGGTTTCCGCTCATCACAACTCTCCCGTCGACGGCGATACCCCGCCGTCGCCGACGGCACCAATCGCGGACGCCAATGCCTCTCATCGGCCCGGCTGATGGGCGAGCCATCAACCGACGCTATGCCAGCCATCCATTCTGGCGCTTTCCGCGCGGCACCAGCCGCACTTAAACTGTCCGTGAAAACAAGGAGACCCTCATGGCGGAGCAGCGCCCGATCTTCATCAATTGCGCCGGCAGCCGCACCCAGCGCGCGGTGATCGCGGCGTTACG from Sphingomonas sp. CL5.1 harbors:
- a CDS encoding nuclear transport factor 2 family protein, with amino-acid sequence MSTDGKDITGVLAAERRRGEALVARDFAALRAMIAPDVTHTHTRGVTDGFASYFRFIEEELAFLECDRGPLTVRLIGDVAVMTGEMTNRVLPRGKDASILTRAQVLQIWEWRADRWMLVAFQSTNLPPVGA
- a CDS encoding amidohydrolase family protein: MTGVTTPGLHRCSETAGPTPLGTSLQRLPWRTIDLHCHMAVPAVEAMVADQPARIAQAAAEATAIGPQSLAVNAGQMAALAPRLTGVAERLADMDAMGVDIQVVSPSPTQYHYWAGEDLAEEIAGGINAAIAEACAAHPDRLLALGTVSLQHPERAARQLERLMRNERFKGVEISSLVAGRDIADRFFDPFWQKADELGAVVFIHPWGTTLGARLADHYLMNTIGQPFETTVCLSKLIFSGALDRYPEVKIVAAHGGGYLPMYGGRSDHAHAVRPEAGGCACRPTDYLRRLWFDSLAHDPHQLARLIDQVGADRIVLGTDYPFDMGHYAPGPLLAVFDAADQRRIAGGNAEMLLGLPPQP
- a CDS encoding fumarylacetoacetate hydrolase family protein, whose product is MSGNPLPAVGIGRFARGRNAPFAALVVDGAAYPLTQAPRGDTLAIFDIWDDIWPELAQRVEAIRAGAETGMALGDLDVLPPVVPRQILCAGANYRRHVIDIMTDHSAGSESGLDSAERRRRAIALMDHRAAAGAPFAFVKAASALAGAFDTLVVPTDSAQTDWELELAVVIGRPARRVPRDQALRHVAGYTIANDISARDHIARPDIPGMGLDFLAGKSCPGFLPLGPLVVPAPLIADPQDMRLTLRLNDMIMQDESTADMIFNVARLIEFVSTHILLLPGDVICTGSPAGNGTHFNRFLRDGDVMRGAIAGLGAQVVPCTAEQVAAGAVLHRPFVPL